From a region of the Syntrophorhabdales bacterium genome:
- a CDS encoding ATP-dependent helicase, whose translation MKRYSLHRDTSTYKQLIDYEKELNEEQLQVVTAEPGPILVIAGAGSGKTRVVTYRVARLLEKGASPNSILLLTFTNKAAREMLHRVEHLVKIDTRYIWGGTFHHIGNMVLRQNARRIGYHGHFTILDNEDAKDLIEVVTRDANIDRKERRFPKGNVLKEVFSYAANTMMSLEEAIRERFPYFVDILEEITLLARRYEEKKRAMNAMDFDDLLVFWHSILKEDESLRQFYASTFSNILVDEYQDTNRIQAEIVDFMGLINRNVTVVGDDAQSIYSFRGANFQNILEFPRRYPEATIFKLETNYRSTPEILGLANNSIAHNLNQFEKRLRAVKRPGPTPVLTPARDVLQQAEFVAQRILELRDEGVPLDEVAVLYRAHYHCMELQMELTRRGIPFEVRSGLRFFEQAHIKDVVAHMRVLANPTDEISWKRILKMAPHIGKKTAERAYEYLKNADDPIRLFITREIGERLKKISQNVLDSWSRLFAELEGLKDREALSDMISAVLEHGYTDYLKLNYPNYESRLEDLTQLMNFSTKYQSLDSFLSELSLMGGVSGEEVVSAGYEDERAVLSTVHQAKGLEWKVVFIIWAAEGRFPNPKALEEGALEEERRLFYVASTRAMDQLYLCYPLTVFDKQIGLVILKPSRFISELKAIHYEEWQISDF comes from the coding sequence ATGAAACGCTACAGCCTTCACCGCGACACATCAACCTACAAGCAGCTTATAGACTATGAAAAAGAGCTGAATGAGGAGCAGCTCCAAGTGGTCACCGCAGAACCCGGTCCCATACTTGTCATAGCAGGTGCCGGAAGCGGCAAAACAAGGGTAGTCACATACCGGGTGGCCCGTCTGCTCGAGAAGGGAGCCTCCCCCAACAGCATCCTTCTCCTGACATTTACAAACAAGGCAGCCAGGGAGATGCTTCACAGGGTCGAGCATCTCGTAAAGATCGATACGCGTTACATCTGGGGTGGTACTTTCCACCACATAGGCAACATGGTTTTGCGCCAGAATGCTCGCAGGATAGGCTATCACGGTCACTTCACGATACTTGACAACGAAGACGCAAAGGACCTGATAGAAGTTGTGACAAGGGATGCGAACATCGACCGTAAAGAGAGGCGATTCCCGAAGGGAAACGTGTTGAAGGAAGTATTCAGTTATGCAGCCAACACGATGATGTCGCTGGAAGAAGCGATCCGGGAGAGGTTCCCTTACTTCGTAGATATTCTTGAGGAGATCACGCTTCTGGCAAGGCGATATGAGGAGAAGAAGAGGGCCATGAACGCAATGGACTTTGATGACCTCCTTGTGTTCTGGCACAGTATACTGAAGGAGGACGAATCTCTGCGCCAATTCTACGCTTCGACGTTCAGCAACATACTCGTCGATGAATACCAGGACACGAACAGAATACAGGCAGAGATTGTGGACTTCATGGGCTTGATCAACCGGAACGTAACCGTGGTGGGAGACGACGCGCAGAGCATTTATTCATTCAGGGGGGCAAACTTTCAGAACATCCTCGAATTTCCGCGTCGCTACCCCGAGGCAACAATATTTAAGCTCGAAACGAATTACAGGAGCACGCCCGAAATACTGGGTCTCGCCAACAATTCCATTGCGCATAACCTGAATCAATTTGAAAAGAGACTGAGAGCGGTAAAGAGGCCCGGTCCCACGCCGGTACTCACGCCCGCCCGCGACGTCCTGCAGCAGGCTGAATTCGTGGCCCAGAGGATACTGGAACTCAGAGATGAGGGCGTTCCTCTCGATGAGGTGGCTGTCCTCTACCGGGCACACTATCACTGCATGGAATTGCAGATGGAGCTGACTCGGAGGGGTATCCCTTTTGAGGTGAGAAGCGGGCTGCGCTTTTTTGAGCAGGCGCACATCAAAGACGTGGTTGCGCACATGCGGGTGCTGGCTAACCCGACTGATGAGATTTCCTGGAAGCGCATACTTAAGATGGCTCCGCACATAGGGAAAAAAACCGCAGAACGGGCCTATGAGTACCTGAAGAATGCAGACGATCCCATCCGCCTTTTTATAACCAGGGAAATAGGAGAGCGGCTGAAGAAGATATCGCAGAATGTTCTTGATTCCTGGTCAAGACTCTTCGCCGAGCTTGAGGGGCTTAAGGATCGTGAAGCTCTCTCTGATATGATATCCGCTGTACTGGAACACGGGTACACCGATTACCTGAAGCTCAATTATCCCAATTATGAATCCCGTCTTGAGGATCTGACGCAGCTTATGAATTTTTCCACAAAGTACCAGTCACTGGATTCTTTCTTGAGTGAGCTCTCGTTAATGGGGGGCGTGAGCGGCGAAGAGGTGGTCTCTGCCGGCTATGAGGATGAAAGGGCCGTGCTGAGCACCGTGCACCAGGCAAAAGGCCTTGAGTGGAAAGTCGTCTTCATAATCTGGGCCGCCGAAGGTAGATTTCCCAATCCAAAGGCGCTGGAGGAGGGCGCGCTTGAGGAAGAGCGCAGGCTTTTTTACGTGGCAAGCACGCGCGCCATGGATCAACTCTATCTCTGCTACCCGCTCACCGTTTTTGATAAGCAGATAGGACTTGTTATCCTGAAGCCATCGCGCTTCATATCGGAACTGAAGGCAATCCATTACGAAGAATGGCAGATATCAGATTTTTGA
- a CDS encoding MFS transporter, translated as MADFKFMGRALRHRNYRLFFGGQGVSLVGTWMQQVALSWLVYRLTDSALLLGLVSFATQFPTFLLTSLGGVLADRWHRLRLLIVIQSLAAIQASTLALLTLTGHIVIWHIFVLGICMGVITAFDVPTRQSLVSDMVEKQEDLGNAIALNSLMFNGARLVGPTIAGLLLSVVSEGVCFILNALSFMAVIAALAAMKMPHLTAKPRKEKILLGLKEGFEYGFGFKPIRYLLMNLALLSLAGMPYTVLMPVFARDVLAGGPHTLGFLVAMSGVGALISAVYLASRKSVIGLGKLVALAGFIFGSSLFLFSLSRYVSLSLLLSLCTGFGFMSVITSTNTILQTISPEDKRGRVMSLYTMAFMGMTPFGSLIIGALANNVGAPRAVTIGGIICILSSYLFFSRLPVFRSLIRPIYIEKGILSELQ; from the coding sequence ATGGCCGATTTTAAATTCATGGGGCGCGCTCTGCGCCATCGTAACTATCGACTCTTCTTCGGAGGCCAGGGTGTATCTCTCGTAGGCACCTGGATGCAGCAGGTAGCCCTGAGCTGGCTTGTCTACCGCCTCACCGACTCAGCGCTTCTTCTCGGGCTCGTCAGTTTTGCCACACAGTTTCCGACATTTCTGCTTACCTCCCTCGGGGGAGTGCTGGCAGACAGGTGGCACCGCCTTCGCCTACTCATAGTGATCCAATCTCTGGCGGCTATTCAGGCCTCAACCCTAGCCTTGCTGACACTCACCGGCCACATAGTCATCTGGCACATATTTGTTCTCGGCATCTGCATGGGTGTTATCACGGCATTCGACGTCCCGACAAGGCAGTCCCTCGTCAGTGATATGGTCGAAAAGCAGGAGGACCTCGGGAATGCGATAGCGCTCAACTCATTGATGTTTAATGGGGCGAGGCTTGTAGGCCCGACTATCGCAGGGTTGCTTTTGAGCGTTGTCAGCGAAGGCGTCTGTTTCATCCTCAACGCATTAAGCTTCATGGCGGTGATCGCTGCTCTCGCCGCAATGAAGATGCCTCATCTCACGGCAAAGCCGAGGAAGGAAAAGATTCTTCTCGGCTTGAAGGAGGGATTCGAATACGGGTTCGGGTTCAAGCCCATCAGGTACTTGCTGATGAATCTTGCCCTCCTCTCTCTGGCGGGCATGCCCTATACTGTACTGATGCCCGTCTTTGCAAGGGATGTGCTGGCTGGAGGCCCGCACACGCTCGGCTTTCTCGTTGCGATGTCAGGGGTAGGGGCTCTCATCAGTGCAGTCTACCTCGCATCGCGCAAATCTGTTATCGGCCTGGGGAAGCTGGTGGCCCTGGCCGGCTTTATTTTTGGGTCTTCCCTTTTCTTATTCTCGCTTTCTCGCTATGTGTCGCTTTCTCTTCTCTTGAGTCTCTGCACGGGCTTTGGTTTCATGAGCGTCATAACCTCGACCAACACGATCCTCCAGACCATAAGCCCGGAAGACAAGCGAGGGAGGGTGATGAGTCTCTACACCATGGCATTCATGGGGATGACGCCTTTTGGAAGCCTGATTATAGGTGCTCTGGCCAACAATGTGGGGGCTCCCCGGGCAGTCACCATAGGCGGAATCATTTGCATTCTCTCTTCCTACCTTTTTTTCTCCAGGCTGCCCGTCTTCAGGAGTCTCATCCGTCCTATCTACATAGAAAAGGGCATCCTCAGCGAATTGCAGTAA